A portion of the Naumovozyma castellii chromosome 2, complete genome genome contains these proteins:
- the HIS5 gene encoding histidinol-phosphate transaminase (ancestral locus Anc_2.252), producing MTFDLKQIVRPKIYNLEAYHCARDDFTEGVLLDANENAHGPTQHDVPKDAHLHRYPDPHQVEFKTAMAKYRNTTSAFKDRDLATLTNENLCLGVGSDESIDAIIRACCVPAKEKILVLPPTYSMYSVCANINDIEVVECPLIYEDNSFQLNSDKVLDILKNDPLIKLVFITSPGNPTGVKIETKRIEKVLQNWDNGLVVVDEAYIDFCGGSLAPLVTQYQNLIVLQTLSKSFGLAGIRLGMTYASKQLAKILNAMKAPYNISCLAATYALKAVQDDNLQLMEKNAQLINSEQQRLLKALTALEYVDDQYVGGLDANFIMIRINKGDNHLAKKLYFHLATEAGVVVRFRGTELGCTGCLRITVGTKEENDKLIKEFKRLLVELTVN from the coding sequence atgaCTTTCGATTTAAAGCAAATAGTGAGACCCAAGATTTACAATTTGGAAGCATACCATTGTGCAAGAGACGATTTCACGGAAGGTGTCCTGTTAGACGCTAACGAAAATGCTCATGGCCCAACTCAACACGACGTTCCTAAGGATGCTCATTTACACCGTTATCCAGACCCTCACCAAGTAGAATTCAAGACTGCAATGGCTAAATATCGTAATACTACAAGTGCTTTCAAAGACCGTGACTTGGCTACCTTGACAAATGAAAATCTTTGTCTCGGTGTTGGGTCCGATGAAAGTATTGACGCCATAATCAGAGCTTGTTGTGTACCTGCTAAGGAAAAAATTTTAGTACTACCACCAACTTATTCCATGTATTCAGTTTGTGCGAATATCAATGACATTGAAGTTGTAGAATGTCCCTTAATTTATGAAGataattcttttcaattaaattcaGATAAAGTATtggatattttgaagaatgatccattaattaaattagTCTTCATCACATCCCCAGGAAACCCAACCGGTGTCAAGATTGAAACTAAAAGAATTGAGAAAGTGCTCCAAAATTGGGATAATGGGTTAGTTGTTGTCGATGAAGCTTATATTGATTTCTGTGGTGGATCACTTGCACCTCTAGTGACtcaatatcaaaatttaataGTATTGCAAACATTATCTAAATCTTTCGGGTTGGCTGGTATTCGTCTAGGAATGACATACGCTTCCAAACAATTGGCTAAGATTCTTAATGCGATGAAAGCACCTTATAACATTTCATGTTTAGCAGCAACGTATGCTTTAAAGGCTGTTCAAGATGATAACCTTCAATTAATGGAAAAGAATGCACAATTGATAAATAGTGAACAACAAAGGTTGTTGAAGGCATTGACAGCGTTGGAATATGTAGACGATCAGTATGTGGGTGGATTAGATGCAAACTTCATTATGATTAGAATTAATAAAGGTGATAACCATCTAGcgaagaaattatatttcCATTTGGCAACTGAAGCTGGTGTTGTGGTTAGATTTAGAGGTACTGAATTAGGTTGCACCGGCTGTTTAAGAATTACAGTGGGAACgaaggaagaaaatgacaaactaattaaagaattcaagAGATTATTAGTGGAGTTAACTGTCAActaa